One genomic segment of Impatiens glandulifera chromosome 6, dImpGla2.1, whole genome shotgun sequence includes these proteins:
- the LOC124942171 gene encoding 2-methylbutanal oxime monooxygenase-like, translating to MRELAKKYGPVMLLKLGQIPTLVVSSSQMAEEVLKTNDVDCCSRPPSYGPKMLSYNLLDITFVPYNDYWREMRKLCVLELFSVKRVGSFASIRESEVKSFIEALSANNLDREMEMGEKVFSLLNNILCKVAFGKSYEGKQFDHKKFELAIHDALEMLSCFWATDYFPTFGWIIDTMTGKYSRLKKWALNFDVFLNRVIEEHLNPARIKPDKEDIVDILLRLHKDDKTSFGFSLDHVKAMLFDIFIGGIDTSSISTVWAMTELSRNPRVMRKVRSEIRALVGKKDMVRHEDVDKLKYLKMVVKETFRLHPPATLLIPRECMKHCKIGGYDVYPKTMIFVNVWAIGRDPKIWDRPEEYYPERFEKSEVDFNGRHFELIPFGSGRRICPGMAMGSTNVELVLANLLHSFDWELPKGTSIEDISLEEEFGLTTHKKLPLRLVPIKHNQE from the exons ATGAGAGAGCTTGCCAAGAAATATGGCCCTGTGATGCTGTTGAAACTAGGTCAAATCCCTACTCTGGTCGTTTCATCGTCGCAGATGGCGGAAGAGGTTCTCAAGACTAATGATGTCGATTGTTGCAGTAGGCCACCTTCTTATGGTCCTAAAATGTTGTCATACAATTTGTTGGACATCACATTTGTGCCTTACAATGATTATTGGCGAGAGATGAGGAAGTTGTGTGTTTTGGAGCTCTTCTCGGTGAAAAGAGTCGGCTCATTCGCATCCATTAGAGAATCCGAAGTCAAGAGTTTCATCGAGGCTCTTTCTGCGAATAATTTGGATCGTGAGATGGAGATGGGGGAGAAGGTATTTTCATTGCTTAACAATATCTTGTGTAAGGTTGCTTTTGGAAAGAGTTATGAGGGGAAACAATTTGACCATAAGAAATTTGAGTTGGCTATACATGATGCTCTTGAAATGTTGAGTTGTTTTTGGGCGACCGATTATTTTCCTACGTTTGGGTGGATCATTGACACTATGACCGGGAAATATTCAAGGCTCAAGAAGTGGGCATTGAATTTCGATGTTTTTCTAAATAGGGTCATTGAAGAACATCTCAATCCTGCTAGAATCAAACCGGATAAGGAGGATATCGTTGACATATTGCTTAGATTACATAAGGATGACAAAACTTCATTTGGTTTCTCCTTGGATCATGTTAAGGCTATGCTTTTT GATATATTTATTGGCGGAATAGACACCTCTTCCATCTCAACCGTATGGGCAATGACAGAATTATCGAGGAATCCAAGAGTGATGCGTAAGGTTCGATCTGAGATCCGAGCTCTAGTGGGTAAAAAAGACATGGTTAGACATGAAGATGTggataaacttaaatatttaaaaatggttGTGAAAGAAACTTTCAGGCTTCATCCCCCGGCAACTTTACTAATCCCTCGAGAATGCATGAAACATTGCAAGATAGGTGGCTACGATGTGTACCCAAAAACAATGATATTTGTTAATGTTTGGGCTATAGGTCGTGACCCCAAGATTTGGGATAGGCCAGAGGAGTACTATCCTGAGAGGTTTGAGAAGAGCGAGGTTGATTTTAATGGGCGACACTTCGAGTTGATCCCATTTGGTAGTGGCAGAAGGATTTGTCCTGGTATGGCAATGGGAAGCACCAATGTTGAACTTGTTCTAGCAAACTTATTGCATTCTTTTGATTGGGAGTTGCCTAAAGGAACGTCAATTGAAGATATTAGCCTAGAAGAGGAATTTGGTCTTACTACTCACAAGAAGTTGCCTCTTCGCCTTGTGCCCATCAAACATAATCAGGAGTAA